Genomic DNA from Setaria italica strain Yugu1 chromosome V, Setaria_italica_v2.0, whole genome shotgun sequence:
TTCTAATATGAAGTTGCAATCAACGCATCCGAAGCTGCAACATACATCAGGCACGCTAGTTTTTTTAACCAGGTGCAAAACAACCAATACACCACGATGCAAACTGTTTTTTTACCTGTTGCAACCAGATAGCTCCCCAATCTACATCTAAAATCAATTTTGACTACAAACATCACAGTTTAGTTTTTCCGTTTTGGAGGGTTGAGGTTGCAATCACACTTCGAATGCTTGcaatcaaaaataaaaaaaaaataagcatGCCCTCCACGGAAAAACGCAGTTGCAAAAAGAGGAGATACTCGCCGGGTGGAATCTCTAGCCAGGATTAGGCATGATTAGTGCTCCAGCAGGAACCGAAATGAGGGGCGTCAGTATTGTCATGTGATGCAAGGGATTACCCGATCCGCGGGGGATGGGCGTGATCATCGGCGAAGCCGGAGGAGTTGCAGCCGCAGATGTAGCCGTCGCCGGAGACGATCTCCACCGCCCGCGACAACCATCGTCATCTATTGCTGCAGATTGGGCTGCTCAACTGGAAGCTGCGATCCGATGGCGCGGCCATGGGTGCAAGCGCAGATCAACTGAATTCCTAGGCTAGATTTTCTGGGGGCGAGGTTAACGGCGGCGAGGGAAGGAAGGGGGCGAGATTTGGTGGCACGGTTAACGGGGCGAGGGAAGGAAGGGGGGAGGCACAACTTATTTTCTGTTGGAATTCGGATGGGGGAGTAGGGAATCCTTTTTATCTGGGCAGGTAGGGGCGCGTCGGGTCAGCCAGGGGGTCCAGGCGGGCGCGCCGGGTCAGCCGAGGGTGGTTCTATGCACTCGATGCACAAAATGCATCTGTGTATATTTTAACCtcgttatatatatatatataatgtatTTAGAAAGTCAAATGACATGTAGTTTATAGTGGAGAAATTTGACTAATCTTTGTTTCGGCTAACAAAAAAATTGTGAAGCAGTgataaaaaaatgcaaatgGCTCGTAACATAAACAAATGGACAAGCCTCCGTGGGTAACTCCAAACGGAAGTGGAAAAAGTTGGAGACCACGTGTTTAGAAAATAATAGATCGCGCTTTTGATTAagtggactaatttttagttcggataCGGATatttgatattaattagaaggactaaatgtaaactaattataaaactaattgcataaactagtgttaattcgcgagacgaatctattaagcttaaaatacttctaattagtatgcaaatatccgatgtgacagaacCAAAGTTTAATTcggggtatcaaacacccctaaacgCAACCCGGCCGTCCTTGGATGTGATGGTGAACTCGTGACTGCCAGGCGAGTCTTCTTTTCAACAACACAATGAAGGCCGTCGCGTCTTTACCCGATCTGATTTTCTACTGCGCGCAAAAAGCTTTCGCCCACCGAAATAGaatcaattttccttttttttcctcaaaaaagAAGCGGGCCGTACCAACACACCTACTCCACGAACGAAACACACCTCCGCCTTCGGATTTTCCTTCCGAAGCCAACTCATCTCGACTCCCAGTAGAAAACTTGAACCAGCTGGGCCTCCTGTCTGGTGTCTGCCCACAGAAATTCCCCATTCAAAAAGGAGGCTGCTCCGCTTCACACGCAGGCTTTGCTCCGCCCGGAATCTCTCGCTCCCATCAATGGCGGCGTCGACCGCCTGAGCAGCTCCCCAGCGGCACCGGGCTCGCGATTCTTCGCCACCGGGAggcggaagaggaggagggaggcggcggagatggttgggggaggcggcggcggcggggcgctgAGGCGGGTGGGGAAGTACGAGGTCGGCCGGACCATCGGGGAGGGCACCTTCGCCAAGGTCAAGTTCGCGCAGAACACCGAGACAGGGGAGAGCGTCGCCATGAAGGTGCTCGACCGCTCCTCCATCCTCAAGCACAAGATGGCTGAACAGGTGACCACCCGAGCTCCCCACGTTTTTGTTCCCTTGTGTTGGGTTGGATGCTCGGATTATTCGGCCGCATCCCTAGCTTTATTCAGTTGTTTGGGGGTTGGGTTGATCGAGGATTGGGAGCTACTGCTCTTGCTCCCCCAAATAATGCTGTTGGAATGGATCGCGGAAGCATTCCTTTGCTCCGTGATCGAAGCTTAGCGAACTGTTGCGCCGTGGCTTCTTCTTTCGATAAATGAAtggataaataaataaattgatGTGCCAAGCTCGATGATGTGGATCGAAATGTTTTCTAAACAGAAATACCTGTGCTAGCTTTGTGATGTACAGCTGCATAAGCTAGCTGAAATGATAGATTTCCGAGGATGACTAATCTGCGTGCGCATAATATTTTTATGCAGATTAAGAGGGAGATATCCATAATGAAGCTTGTCAGGCATCCCAATGTCGTTAGGCTACATGAGGCACGCTTATCTTTTTCTTGCTTATAACGATTGTTTAACTTCTTTCTTATCACTTGCCTTTTTTTAAAGTACCCATGCTGTCCATTCTGTTATGTGCAGGTTTTGGCAAGCCGGAAGAAGATATTTATAATCCTGGAGTTCATCACTGGTGGTGAGCTATTTGATAAAATTGTAAGAGGTTAACTGTCCTTTTCACTCTTCACTTTTAGATATGACCTATGGAAAATAAATATAGTTCCACGAGTTTGTTGTTTAGATTATATATGCCTATGGCAGTCCTTGGATGTTCAATTGTCACCTGTGCTTTTTCTTTAAGAGGAGGAAAATGCCTTGGACACGGAAAAGACAGCAATATGACACACATTCCCCTCAGAGTCTTTgcattttttattatatttgcAAAAATGAAGATGTAACTATAAGTTTCTTATGTCCACCGATTCTGGATGGTATAGGCTTTAATTCTAATTCCATTTGAAATGTGTTACCCTTACATATATGTAGAAACCCAAGGAGTTAAATTTGAAGGCACACTTGCTGTATTTGCTCTATCTTACTTGGGTTCAGTTCGAACAATATGTCTACATGAAACAGAAAGCTAATAATACTGTGAAACATACCATTTTCAGATTCGTCATGGGAGACTCAATGAAGCAGATGCACGCAGATACTTCCAGCAGCTTATTGATGGTGTTGATTTTTGTCACAGCAAAGGAGTCTACCATCGAGATCTGAAGGTGAACATTGGATAGGAACAATGATTAATCTGCATTTTATAATTTATGGGCTTGCTGATCTCATTTCGCACACGTGCAGCCCGAAAATCTCCTCCTTGATTCCCAGGGCAATCTTAAAATTTCAGACTTCGGATTGAGTGCTTGGCCTGCCCAGGTGCATATCTTTCTAAAGCTTCACGATGCTTTCATTTTTTAGTTCCTTCTTAAGTTGCTTAGTTGGTCAACTGCAGGGATCTTCCCTTCTACGTACAACCTGTGGAACACCGAATTATGTTGCCCCAGAGGTACTACATCTGAGCATATAATTTTAGTTCTTTTTTTAACAATTAGTATTTACTAAACCAGCCCATGCAACAAAGTGGGGTGTTGAAGATATAACTCCTCCATCTTAGAAATTAGTAGTTCTCGTATGTGGATACTGGACCAGATGCTAATAGGGTGAAGAACTTTTATTATGCCTTTTTGTGTcaatttgaaaaaaagaaactaTGTCACTTGAGTACTTACATTTAACGAGCATGCGTTACAAAATGCCATTCTTCTATGTAACATGTCATGATAGTTTTATTTCGGTCGTATCACCTGCTGGTAGGGAGTTCAAGTGATGATTCATTGCAATAACGAAAGCCACGCCTGTATCTATATACTGAACTAACCGCATAAAGGAGAGACGAGATTTTCTGTTCTGCTGGTGATTTTTGTGTAGAGAACTTGTACCTTTGTGCTCAATTGTACTCAGTAGTCAATACAAACATCTCTTTGCACCAAACTAGATTCTTTCAAATACGACTAATCAATTACTGTCTATTCTTTTCATGATAAATTCAGCTTCCTATACATGACAAATATTCTCTTGTGCATTTACTGCGCCAACATGTTCATTTCATCAATGGACCAGGTTCTGAGTCATAAGGGATATAATGGAGCACTTGCCGATACATGGTCATGTGGAGTCATTTTATATGTGCTGTTAGCAGGTTATCTTCCATTCGATGAAGTGGACTTGACTACCCTTTATGGAAAGGTTTGGCTCTTAACCACAAGTCACTGAGTAAGATGAAATGCATATGGATTAGGGACTACAAAAAGGAACTATATACGGTTTTTTAAATGCTGCATTGAATCTTTATATGTCAAATCTCATGATGTTTTGTTTTAGTTTTCTTATAGTATGTGATGATCTGCATAGGTTTCCAAAATGAGTTTGAGTGGACTGTATGGTCCAACTACCATCAAGATTACCAAATTAGTGCATAGAGAACTAAGTAGTCTAACCTGTGACATGCTTGGATGTGGTAAGTGTAAAATAATCCTAATTTTTCCATGACCGTACAGTCACTATATAAATAAATAGACTAAGTAAATGGTAAATGAACTTAAACATCTACTAATCTAACATTGGTTTGACACGTACTACTTATTAAatagaagagagagggaggtaaAGTAGCGCAACTACAGCTTGGCTTACATGAACTCACAACTAGAACAattcttatttttcttgtaACTTTGTCTTGTTTAGATTTAAAGGAAATAAACATTTGCTCTTTAGAAGAGATGCTTTTTATAAGAGTACCTCTTATTGCCTTTTGCGGCTGAACTGTATATCACTATTTGTTACTTTCACCCTTTGTATTCAATTCCATATATGTATTTCGtggtggttttgacaagaaATTTTATCTTAGATAATCGGTGGTTCTTGTGGAATGGAATTTCTAAATCCTACTGTCTTCTTTTCTTAACACAGATTGAGAGTGCACAATATTCATTCCCACCCTGGTTTTCAGGTGGTGCAAAGTCACTGATTCGCAGAATTCTTGATCCAAATCCAGATACAGTAAGTTGGGCTCTACAATTATTTAGATGGAAGAAACTCACTAGGAGCTGATACCTTATTGTGACTTTGGGTATAATTATGCTTTTAACTGTTCCAGCAATTCTGAAGTGCTCAGTATATCCATTCACATACTAACAGACAATAAAATATAACATGTTAGCAATTTGGCATAAAGTTTGCTCAAGTGCAAGTGCAACTACTGTTTGGTATGTCATATGTTGCCAATTTTACCCAAATCAGACATTGATATGAGTTCACATCATTAAAGGTATGGATTTATGTACTCCATGTATAGATAGTTGACCAATTGAACTACTAACCAAAATCTTGGCTTTTTAGTAATGTTAGCTAGGTCTAATTGACAGATATCGTTCAATAGTTCAGCTTAACTATGTCAATTTGTAATTGCTTTGATTTCATTCCACTAAAGATACACTTTTTACTGGATTCAGTTAAAATAGCTGTTGGGAGACATAAAATACAAATATAAGTTAAATGAAAAGGGATGATCTTCCATATAAGATGCAGCTATACAAGGACATTAAATGTTTGATGGTTGCTATCGTCATTGGGGTTTGTTGAGTAGATATGTTTTCTGACTTGGAACAGCGAATCAGGATAGAAGAGATCAGAAATGATGAATGGTTTCAGAAGAATTACGAACCTATCAAAGACATAGAAAATGAAGAAGTCAACCTTGATGATGTTAATGCAGCCTTTGATGATCCCGAGGTATAGACCTTCACCTCGAATTCATTAATGCATTTAGATGTATCATGCAGTGTACTTAAATCTCATCGTTTGGTTTCAGTAATACCCTGGCAAAATGTTTCACTTGCCAATCTTACTCATAAGAAAAAAGCTACGTGATTATGTATATTCAAAACATGTTTTATCCTTGCGCTCCAGTGCTTTCTTGAGTTTAGTGTACTTATGTACTTAGTCATAGAGAATTATTAGACAATGCAGTAATAAATCGTTTTTTATTTGTTCACAATTATTGAGTTAGAAGACCAAAATACATTAGCTATATATTCTGCCCACAGGTTGTCTTCCTTGTCACACCATATTGTCAAAAGAGTGGAAGATAACCTTGAAAGAGAAACAAGCTTTAGTTTGAGAAAAGTTTGGCTTATTTTTAGCAATCTTACCTGCAAGAAATGCCACTTTTCTCATTAAAGAATAACCTCAATCCCCATAATTTGTCAATTATTCAGTAATTGCTATATTCCATTACCGATAAGTCCTTATAAAACCTTTTTTTATATGTATTTTTATGAGAACTGTAGTGGTTTTTAACTTTTTGTCTATATGTTATGCTTGGGTAAAGAAATAGCTGACATTTTCTGGCAAATTTTTTGTTGaaatcatgttttttttaatgCAACATCCATACATGATGTTATCTAAATGgtcttgtttcttttctttctatatTTCTATATCTCATTAGCAAATATGTGTGATAATTGTACCATTTGCAACTTCAGCTCCCTCCCACTCATCTTTAAATTGATATTTTCTGGGGACAGAGTCAAAATCTTGTGAGTTCATAAGCTAACTGGAGAAAGTAACGCATAAGTGGCATTTTCATTTCTTTACCATGGGGTAGTTGTGGTCTCAAAATAAGGCTTGGTGTTTCCATACACGTCAGAAACTCACAGTAGCCCTCTACCTTTCACAATAGCCAAATGGAACACTGGGCcacttccaaaaaaaaaaaacctgtgTAGGAAAAAAACTTCCTACTCCATGTTAGCATATATGTGTGCTTGCCATCACCTTGCACATTATTGATTGTAATCTTCTCTGTCTTCTTTGCCACTATCTTCCTGAACCCTACAGTAGGCAGAATTCCTGTTAGAACTTGCCAGATCATTCTTTTCCATTGCTTTGTTACGAATTAATTATGGAATTGAAATACAAAGGTAAGGCGACACTACTGATGGAATCATCTTCCGTTCTGCTACTTTGTAAACTGATAAGAAAGCAGTGTTTTGAGGTTTAACTCTGGTGTACTTTGTACTCATTagtaatttatttctttttgccaATTTATTTTCTATGATTTCAGGAGGATACTGAGGATGCTTTTGATGAAGCAGCAGGTCCTCTGACACTTAATGCATTTGACCTAATCATTCTTTCGCAAGGGTTGAATCTTGCAGCCCTCTTTGATCGAAGACAGGTAGGGTGCTAGTGATTTTATTGTAACTAATGTTTTGACAAAGAAATGATTTATAATAAAATAATTGTAATATAAAGTCCCAGGTATGACTGTATAAGTTCTCTTACCATTATGCATTTATGTTGTTTGCACATGGTGGTGTGGTTGCTTTTTGTTAGTTAAGTGAATTGTTGAAAGACTGAAAACCTGACTTAACTCAAATTTGTATCTTCTGCATTCTCGTATTTTAGACAGCACAAATTACGACTCATTCTTATTCAAAATAATGTTTAATTGTTGGAGGAAAAGGTGAAAAATGTTGGCTCATCTGACCAAGAGCAAGAAATATGTCTTCCTTGTCCACTCGGCATTTTGAGTTGTTTCACCTCATCTTGTTTGCAATGCAAATCTTTGAAAAGATCTTGATTGCCTATGTGTCCTAAAGGACAACTATTTCTAAAAGGGGAAGTAAATGCCCTTAAGAATGGTGTTGCACCCGATGTAATTCATAGTATCCTAAGTGGGGTAGAGTTGCTGCTATATTTGTGGAAACACAACGTTTACTCACTTTTACGAGCATTTTAAGCGATGATCCTATATATGCCATGGTCATGCTGCGAGCATTTATAATATCAATTTTGTGTTTTTCTTCTGAGACTTAATAACTGCTTGATCTACAGGACTATGACAAGCTTCGAAATAGATTCTTGTCTTGCAAACCAGCTAAGGTTATCTTGTCAAGTATGGAGGTCGTTGCGCAATCAATGGGGTTTAAGACACATATTCGCAATTACAAGGTACATTTTGTTTTCCCTTGACATGCAAATCTTCTGGCATTAGACCTTGACAAGCAAAGCTATTGTTCCATTCATCTCTGTAATTGCTAACAGTTGACTGCCTTCTAGTGTTAATAAACTTGGCTTTCTTTTTGGTCAGTTgcattggttttttttttcggcATAATGCAGGATGTTTTGATGAAAAATTGAAGGCTAAGTTCATTTCTATGTAACATAATTTATCAGGAGATTTTTCTTTCGAGATTATTATGTTACAAATTACTTTTGGTTTCTAGTCAGTTGGCATTACTTTGGTTAATTGCATTACTATAATATTCAGATGAGGGTGGAAGGTCTAAATGCGAACAAGACTAGTCATCTCTCAATTATGGTTGAAGTGAGTCTTGCCCTCTTTCTGTGCTCAAGTATAATTCTGTTTTATTGCTTTCTGTTGTATTTTACCCCCGTTTTCTCTGATTTTAGGTTTTCGAAGTGGCTCCATCAATCTTCATGGTAGATCTACAAAGAGCAGCCGGAGATACTTCAGAGTATAACACGGTCAGAGAATTTCTTTAGCACTTCTCTCTCTTTCACATGAAATAGGGACAAATTTACATAGGACAGCAATGCCTGTAATTATGTGATGGTGAGGCCTGTTGCACATATTAGTCTGTAAAAATGTAAATGTGAAAGTACAAATTGGCATGTTTAATTACTTTCGATCCAGGGACATGCTCCGCTAACTCTGCTACTTTTTTTTATATCACAGTTTGTAAGTAACTACTGCAGTAAATTAGATGATATCATCTGGAAATTTCCAATGGAGAAGGGCAAGTCAAGGATATCGCGGTCATCAAAGTGCTAATTTGCCCTCAACATCCATCATTCGTATGCTATTTTCCTGTTCCATTTTCAACTTTTAATCCCATAATTTTGCATCTGACATCTACATACCTGTATCATTTATCTCTAACTACATTGTGTTCTCCAATTGTTTCAGGTGTCATGCATAATCTAGTGCTGTGTTGATATCAAGTATCATGGGCTTGATGAGTGGAAGTGCCTGTGAAGTGTATCACAATTGATCTCTAATATTATAGTTCTAGGAGTTGGTCATCGAGTAGTATGCCGTGATTGTATATTGAGAGTCCCCATGTACAAAAAGGCCCATCCTGTAGAGGTTCCGTTACCTCAGCTTGTCGGAAAAAAGATTCCAGCGATGTGTTTGACTGCCTGTAGATTTAGTTGAAAACATCGCTTGGTTGTAATTGTAAACACTTACATAATGTGTCATGTGTGGCTGTGTCGAATGTCAATTCATATTTTTACATGTTGATAGAACACAATGTTGATTCCTAATGTACCATGAGGCTGTTGCTGGATCTGCTgtttctacttgttcttgccaTCAACAGAGCTGTAGGCCTAATACTCAAGCAAATGTTCACTCGAAGACGACTCCTGACCCTACctgcattattttcttgacCCAATATGAATATCTGGTTCACGGCTAACCAAAGTTTGTACTGCAGGAATCCATCTCCGCAGCTGCCAAATCTCATGGTTTCGCATCTTGAAAAGAATTCCAGCACCAAACCTGCTCTTGGCTGCTTATAATGCCAATTTGGTTAAGGACCAGAATATGGAATTTGTGAGACGCAAGCACACATAGTTTCTGTTAAGTGCATCTTTGCTCGCATATAAGTTATCAACCAAACTGGGCAATCTTGAGTAATTTGTCTACAGAAGTTAAATGAACTAAAtagaagagatggtctcaacCATCATGGACCAGAGGCGTATGTAACCAAGTCCTGCACACAAGAATGTTTAATAACGGGTAGCACGGTaccaatacaatacaacaaaCAGTGATCCAGTTCACTGGTAAAAATGTCTAGGATCCCACCATATACTTGCACCAGAAGAAACTAAGAGATCTACAACTCTTTTTTGAACCGAAACAGATCTGCTCCTAAAAAACAAATAAGTTTAATGCGACATGATCTGATCTTTCCTTTTCTATACTAAACCCAAGGTACATGACCTGAGTGAGCCATGTTTCAGCAATCCTACTGTACAACAAATAGCTTCATCTGGATTGCCTCTAGAAATTGTATACCTACTGATCTCCAGTGATTGACTCCCAGACCTGAATGCTGGACAGAATATAGACATTAGCAGATGCCAAACATCATGCCCATGGTTTGGCATAACAAATGAACTGCCTTGTCAATTGTCATCTTCAGCAAGTATTGACTAATCTGACTCATTACATCAGGTCAACAAAGATGAGGATCTGTGCTTCTGATTGTCAGAAGTGTAATGCAGCTTGATGTCGTAAAGGCAACTTGCTTTAGAATAGGCTGGTTACAGTGAAAAATGGTTGTTGTGATGCATGATTCGAGCGAGAAGACACAAGTCCTTGCTGCTTGGACTGATGAACCTTCTATCTCTGTATATGGTTGGGCTATTAGTGAGAAGCATCTCTAATCTTTTGGTACATCCTCCTGTATATGGTAGCTCCTTCTAGCTCTGCATGGATTTCTCTTTCTGTCCGGATTCCCATTGGATTGTCCAGAAGCCATCCTTCATTGTCACAGTGAAGATCTTTATCAACACAATCAACATGTTCCAAAATGTCAGAGTACCCATCAAATCTTTCTCTCATGTCTGCAGCTACTTCCAGTACATCTGATTGTATGAGAACCTAATAAGTCAAATACACTGAGATGTCAACTTGATGAAATAAAGAACACGTCTGCAGACATTATAGACAAACGGGTGATATCAACTGCAAAAtcaaaatgacaacaaaaactAGCCTTAGTTTAAAGTAAAAAAGCATATTGGTCTGAATAGATAGTTTTGCATTGTGTTATCAAAGTTTTAGTCAGTGCCGTGCAATGCATAGAGCATGCAGTATTACTATAAGCGGAGAAACCATAATTATTATTACAGGTTACAGCTAAGAAAGGAGTCAAACAAACACTATATGGATCATGCCTTTGAGATTGGCAAGGCAAAGCTTGAATACTAAGTTGAGATGATAAATATGCTGCATAACATTAAGATGATCTTACAATTAAACCATGCCTGGTTTAGTGTGCTCGAAAGAACTCAATGTACAGGTGTTAAACTATACTCAATGTAATGTATTTTAACAGCCCTTGAGAATATAGTTTTCATCAAAGGCCTCTCTTGCAAATGACAGCTGTTTGAAGACTGAcataacttaaaaaaaatgctaCTAGGGAAAATTTACACTGCATTGTTTGACAGCATTTTCTCTAGGTAAAATCAAATGACACATCACACCTACAAATCTCCACAAGTATGGCTAGAAATCTAAAACAGACAAAATTGATATTAGTCCAAATCTAAGGGAGTTCATTTTTGGAAAAGACTGATGCACAAAGAGCACTAACCTGAATGCAGCTTAGTAAACAGAAAAATCTTTTCATGAAAAACCATCCATTATTGAACTGTGTACAGAATTGCCATACCTGCCCTCCTAAACAGAGATTCTTGGTGATTGAATCGACCAATGGTGGCTGTAGAACTCTTCTTTTGTGATGTCTCTTCTTAAAGTGTGGATCAGGACACTACAAAACCAGCAGATAGACAATTCGAATCTCACTTCCATAACACCGGGAAACAACGAAACACTGAACCAGCATAGCTCTCACTGAGCTGACAGACATAACTAAAAAGACTCTGATGGTGCACCTGGCTACACTCACCAGTATTGAAACAAGTGACAAGGGGCCAGGGTATGACGATATGATTTTCTCAAAAGACACCGTTGCATTTGCAAACATAAAATAGCTGTGAAAAGAGAATAATTCCAAGTGTAAGGAATTATTATTGCATGATAAGAAAGAGCAAATACCTAATTCAGATGTAAGGAAACTTACATGTTCCTAAGCCCCAATTCATTCACCCAAAATTGTGTTCGCTCCACCAACTACACAAACAGAGAAAGCAGAACATCACCAAACTAAAAAATTCAATAATGTGCCATCCATTCCAAAAGCAAACAAGAAACCTTAGAATCACTAAAACCTTTTCCCGGATTTCCAGCCCAAGGTAGTTCCGCCTctggcctgagttctttgcaTGCCAAATCAAGAACCTCCCACTCCCTGAACATCAATATTCCCTAAGAACTTTTCTTCAAGCAATATATCACCCCCAAACGAACAAAATCAAATTGCGCACCGCAGCCGATGTCAACCATGAGGGGCAGCAGGGGGTCCTCGAACACTTCCTTCCAGTCTGGTGGCTCCGTGGGTTCCTACGCACCGTGCAATTGAGAACAAATTAGAGGAATGCAATGAGGGCATGTGCTATCTTGGCAATCTTAAAATATTGGTGGAATTGGGAGGACTTTACGGAGAAGGATGAGCTGAGCGGGTTCACGTGCTGCCGGATGCGCAGGTGCTGGCCCCTCTGCGTACAGAGACGG
This window encodes:
- the LOC101756105 gene encoding uncharacterized protein LOC101756105 isoform X1, which encodes MAWTATATLCCRLIRLPSARRPPPSRARCFATQSPDAVDKEYADLNLRPLYTNVCTPHFFTSFLMPALPISPLIRLCTQRGQHLRIRQHVNPLSSSFSEPTEPPDWKEVFEDPLLPLMVDIGCGSGRFLIWHAKNSGQRRNYLGLEIREKLVERTQFWVNELGLRNIYFMFANATVSFEKIISSYPGPLSLVSILCPDPHFKKRHHKRRVLQPPLVDSITKNLCLGGQVLIQSDVLEVAADMRERFDGYSDILEHVDCVDKDLHCDNEGWLLDNPMGIRTEREIHAELEGATIYRRMYQKIRDASH
- the LOC101782586 gene encoding CBL-interacting protein kinase 8, whose translation is MVGGGGGGGALRRVGKYEVGRTIGEGTFAKVKFAQNTETGESVAMKVLDRSSILKHKMAEQIKREISIMKLVRHPNVVRLHEVLASRKKIFIILEFITGGELFDKIIRHGRLNEADARRYFQQLIDGVDFCHSKGVYHRDLKPENLLLDSQGNLKISDFGLSAWPAQGSSLLRTTCGTPNYVAPEVLSHKGYNGALADTWSCGVILYVLLAGYLPFDEVDLTTLYGKIESAQYSFPPWFSGGAKSLIRRILDPNPDTRIRIEEIRNDEWFQKNYEPIKDIENEEVNLDDVNAAFDDPEEDTEDAFDEAAGPLTLNAFDLIILSQGLNLAALFDRRQDYDKLRNRFLSCKPAKVILSSMEVVAQSMGFKTHIRNYKMRVEGLNANKTSHLSIMVEVFEVAPSIFMVDLQRAAGDTSEYNTFVSNYCSKLDDIIWKFPMEKGKSRISRSSKC
- the LOC101756105 gene encoding uncharacterized protein LOC101756105 isoform X2, with the protein product MAWTATATLCCRLIRLPSARRPPPSRARCFATQSPDAVDKEYADLNLRPLYTNRGQHLRIRQHVNPLSSSFSEPTEPPDWKEVFEDPLLPLMVDIGCGSGRFLIWHAKNSGQRRNYLGLEIREKLVERTQFWVNELGLRNIYFMFANATVSFEKIISSYPGPLSLVSILCPDPHFKKRHHKRRVLQPPLVDSITKNLCLGGQVLIQSDVLEVAADMRERFDGYSDILEHVDCVDKDLHCDNEGWLLDNPMGIRTEREIHAELEGATIYRRMYQKIRDASH